From Bacteroidales bacterium, a single genomic window includes:
- the wecB gene encoding UDP-N-acetylglucosamine 2-epimerase (non-hydrolyzing): protein MKIISVVGARPNFMKIAPLVEAIRKHNEHHKDRYIEHILVHTGQHYDIRLSENFFSDLGIPQPDVNLEIGSGSHAEQVGNTMIAFEKVLREYKPDWVVVVGDVNATLACSVTAKKENIKCCHIEAGLRSGDMTMPEEINRLVTDRLSDLLLTPDRISNENLRKEGVPDEKIRFVGNIMIDTLEANRNRAAAISIPHMLDINHLEEAVHVNHFDSDQPYAVMTLHRPSNVDKKEVIEPLLNFLIREVASSMPLLWPIHPRTAKQLKTFGLWDSVVQSNGIRLLQPLGYHDMLRLNMGARIMLTDSGGLQEECCILGTPCLTLRWNTERPVTLREHGGASVLVGNNVERIRNEFRTTLASGVLPARPELWDGHTADRIVALFAGEFYS from the coding sequence ATGAAAATTATTTCCGTTGTCGGGGCTCGTCCGAATTTTATGAAAATAGCGCCGCTCGTTGAGGCTATCCGCAAACACAATGAACACCACAAAGACCGTTACATTGAGCATATCCTCGTGCATACAGGCCAGCATTACGATATCCGGCTTTCGGAAAATTTCTTCAGTGACCTCGGAATTCCACAGCCCGATGTGAACCTTGAAATCGGCTCCGGCTCCCATGCCGAACAGGTGGGCAACACCATGATCGCTTTTGAAAAAGTACTTCGTGAATATAAGCCCGACTGGGTAGTGGTTGTGGGTGACGTGAATGCCACCCTGGCCTGCTCGGTAACGGCCAAAAAAGAAAATATTAAATGCTGCCATATTGAAGCAGGATTGCGCTCGGGCGATATGACCATGCCCGAAGAGATCAACCGGCTTGTAACCGACAGGCTGAGCGACCTGCTGCTGACACCCGACCGTATTTCGAACGAAAACCTCCGCAAGGAAGGGGTTCCCGATGAAAAGATCAGGTTCGTGGGAAATATCATGATCGATACCCTTGAAGCCAACCGCAACCGTGCGGCTGCCATCAGCATACCGCATATGCTCGACATCAACCACCTTGAAGAGGCGGTTCATGTGAATCACTTTGATTCCGACCAGCCGTATGCCGTAATGACCCTTCACCGTCCCAGCAACGTGGATAAAAAAGAAGTGATTGAACCGCTTCTGAATTTCCTGATCCGCGAAGTGGCTTCATCCATGCCCCTGCTGTGGCCCATTCATCCGAGAACCGCCAAGCAGCTGAAGACATTTGGTTTATGGGACAGCGTTGTACAGAGCAACGGAATCCGGCTTCTTCAACCATTGGGCTACCATGATATGCTCAGGCTGAATATGGGTGCAAGGATTATGTTAACTGACAGCGGCGGACTGCAGGAAGAATGCTGCATCCTGGGTACTCCGTGTCTTACATTGAGATGGAACACGGAACGGCCTGTGACTCTGCGTGAGCATGGCGGCGCCAGCGTGCTTGTCGGCAATAACGTGGAACGCATCCGCAACGAATTCAGAACAACACTGGCCAGCGGCGTGCTTCCTGCCCGTCCCGAGTTGTGGGATGGCCATACGGCCGACAGGATCGTGGCATTGTTTGCGGGAGAGTTTTATTCGTAA
- a CDS encoding four helix bundle protein, translated as MARIKSHKELRVYQVAFETAMEIFKISKTFPKEERYSLTDQVRRSSRSVAANIAEAFRMRRYPLAFVSKLNQSEGESAESQVWLDFAEGCEYISPEIRKNLDEKYEYILGMLVNMINDSDSWKIK; from the coding sequence ATGGCAAGAATTAAATCACACAAAGAACTGAGAGTTTACCAAGTGGCCTTTGAAACTGCAATGGAAATTTTCAAGATTTCAAAAACGTTTCCCAAAGAAGAAAGATATTCATTAACCGATCAGGTTCGGCGAAGTTCAAGATCTGTTGCAGCAAATATCGCCGAAGCTTTCCGAATGCGTAGATATCCATTGGCTTTTGTGTCAAAATTAAACCAATCTGAAGGTGAATCTGCTGAATCCCAAGTTTGGCTTGATTTTGCTGAAGGCTGTGAATACATTTCTCCGGAAATTAGAAAAAATCTTGACGAAAAATATGAATATATCCTTGGTATGCTTGTAAATATGATCAACGATTCAGATAGCTGGAAAATTAAATAA
- a CDS encoding NAD-dependent epimerase/dehydratase family protein, whose protein sequence is MFSVGITGQAGFIGTHLFNFLGLKKDEVTRIPFRDEYFSDTEVLENFVKQCDVIIHLAALNRHNDPQTIYDTNLLLVNKLIAAMEKTNSRPHVLFSSSTQEERDNMFGKSKREGRALFEQWAERNHARFTGLVIPNVFGPFGNPYYNSVVATFCHQLTHNEQPKIEIDATLKLIYIGDLVSLIWNEILNQSPVTNHQSPVTIPHTVEKNVTELLALVNRFKTDYFDNGQFPALHHTFERDLFNTFRCYIDIEKINPVKLKMNTDDRGTFVETIKTELGGQVSFSTTRPGITRGNHFHTRKIERFAVIKGKARIQLRRIGTDKVMDFYLDGNEPSYVDMPIWYTHNITNVGDEDVYTIFWINEFFNPDDPDTYFEAV, encoded by the coding sequence ATGTTTTCAGTAGGAATTACGGGACAAGCGGGTTTTATAGGAACTCACTTATTTAACTTTCTTGGTTTAAAGAAAGATGAGGTTACCCGCATTCCTTTTAGAGACGAGTACTTTTCAGATACCGAAGTTCTCGAAAACTTCGTGAAACAATGCGACGTCATCATCCACCTCGCCGCCCTCAACCGCCACAACGACCCGCAAACCATTTACGATACCAACCTGCTGCTCGTGAACAAGCTCATTGCCGCCATGGAAAAAACCAACTCCCGGCCGCATGTGCTGTTCTCCTCCTCCACCCAGGAAGAACGCGACAACATGTTCGGGAAATCGAAACGCGAAGGCAGGGCGTTGTTTGAACAATGGGCGGAAAGGAACCATGCCCGGTTTACCGGACTGGTTATCCCCAACGTCTTCGGACCTTTCGGCAACCCGTATTACAACTCGGTGGTTGCCACCTTCTGCCACCAGCTTACCCACAACGAACAACCCAAAATCGAAATCGACGCCACCCTCAAACTCATATACATCGGAGATTTAGTCTCCCTCATCTGGAACGAAATCCTAAACCAGTCACCAGTCACCAATCACCAGTCACCAGTCACCATCCCCCACACCGTCGAAAAAAACGTAACCGAGCTCCTCGCCCTGGTCAACCGTTTCAAAACCGACTACTTCGACAACGGCCAGTTCCCCGCTCTCCACCATACCTTTGAGCGCGACCTGTTCAACACCTTCCGGTGCTATATTGATATTGAGAAGATCAACCCGGTGAAGCTGAAGATGAATACCGATGACAGGGGGACCTTTGTAGAAACGATTAAAACGGAACTTGGAGGGCAGGTTTCCTTTTCGACAACCAGACCGGGGATCACACGGGGAAATCATTTTCATACCCGCAAAATCGAGCGGTTCGCGGTGATCAAAGGAAAGGCAAGAATACAATTGAGGAGGATAGGGACGGATAAGGTGATGGACTTTTATTTGGACGGGAATGAACCGTCGTATGTCGACATGCCCATCTGGTACACACATAATATAACGAATGTAGGGGATGAGGATGTATATACGATCTTCTGGATCAACGAATTCTTCAACCCCGACGACCCGGATACATACTTTGAAGCGGTTTAA
- a CDS encoding riboflavin synthase: MFSGIVEEAAKVVSLQKDRENLHITLTCSFVPELKIDQSVSHNGVCLTVVEKTSDTYTVTAIQETLIKSNLGMLKPGSEVNLERSMKMDGRLDGHIVQGHVDQTAVCTSVTESEGSWYYTFEYEPAREDYVTVEKGSVCVNGVSLTVVNSMDKSFQVAIIPYTYEHTNFHEFKVGTVVNLEFDIIGKYIARILKQQRG; encoded by the coding sequence ATGTTCTCAGGAATCGTAGAAGAAGCCGCCAAAGTGGTATCCCTCCAAAAAGACAGGGAAAACCTCCACATTACCCTCACCTGCTCGTTTGTTCCAGAACTGAAAATAGACCAGAGCGTATCGCATAACGGCGTTTGCCTCACGGTTGTTGAAAAAACGTCCGACACCTACACAGTAACTGCCATACAGGAAACCCTGATCAAGAGTAACCTGGGAATGCTCAAGCCCGGTTCCGAAGTGAACCTCGAACGCAGCATGAAAATGGACGGTCGCCTCGACGGGCATATCGTGCAGGGGCATGTGGACCAGACAGCGGTATGCACCTCGGTAACCGAATCCGAAGGCAGCTGGTATTACACCTTTGAGTATGAGCCGGCACGCGAAGATTATGTGACCGTGGAAAAAGGATCTGTCTGTGTGAACGGGGTAAGTCTCACTGTCGTGAATTCAATGGACAAATCCTTCCAGGTGGCGATCATTCCGTATACTTATGAGCATACCAACTTCCATGAGTTTAAGGTAGGCACGGTGGTAAATCTCGAATTCGACATCATCGGCAAGTATATTGCACGAATTCTGAAGCAGCAGAGGGGGTAG
- a CDS encoding GxxExxY protein, which translates to MLDQITEDIASEVISAAISVHKILGPGLLESAYKECLFYELSSNGIKVEKEKPIPLVFKKITLDCVFRADLVVEDRILLELKAIEELNSIHMAQMLTYLRVGDYRLGFLMNFNVRLLKDGIKRIIL; encoded by the coding sequence ATGTTGGATCAAATAACCGAAGATATTGCCAGCGAAGTAATAAGTGCGGCAATTTCAGTTCACAAAATATTAGGACCAGGTTTACTTGAATCGGCATATAAAGAATGTTTATTTTATGAATTATCCAGTAACGGTATTAAAGTTGAAAAAGAAAAACCCATACCGCTTGTATTTAAAAAAATTACGCTGGATTGTGTTTTTAGAGCAGACCTGGTAGTTGAAGATAGAATATTGCTAGAGTTAAAAGCAATTGAAGAATTGAATAGTATTCATATGGCACAAATGCTAACTTATTTAAGGGTTGGAGATTATCGGCTGGGTTTTTTGATGAATTTTAATGTCAGACTATTAAAAGATGGCATTAAGCGAATTATATTATAA
- a CDS encoding polysaccharide biosynthesis protein, with protein sequence MEFSNKCLLITGGTGSFGNAVLRRFLNTDIAEIRIFSRDEKKQDDMRQFYKNPKIKYFIGDVRNRESIDNAMSGVDFVFQAAALKQVPSCEFFPTEAVRTNVLGCENVLDSAVKNNVKKAIVLSTDKAVYPINAMGMSKALSEKVMVAKSRNLNGKGITFCGTRYGNVMASRGSVIPLFVTQIRNNQPITITDPNMTRFMMTLDDAVELVLFAFKNGNNGDIFVQKSPASTIGILAQALKEMYCSDVPIKVIGTRHGEKLYETLVNREEMSKADDLKNYFRIPADTRDLNYSKFFTEGESSVSITEDYTSHSTERLDLEGTKQLLLRLRSIREDVMGERSAPAFEP encoded by the coding sequence ATGGAATTCAGTAACAAATGCCTTCTCATCACCGGTGGCACCGGTTCCTTCGGCAACGCCGTCCTTCGCCGTTTTCTCAACACCGATATCGCAGAGATCCGCATTTTTAGCCGCGACGAAAAGAAACAGGACGACATGCGGCAGTTCTATAAAAACCCGAAAATAAAATATTTCATCGGCGATGTCCGTAACCGCGAAAGCATCGACAACGCCATGTCCGGTGTAGACTTCGTCTTCCAGGCAGCAGCGCTCAAGCAGGTTCCTTCGTGCGAGTTCTTCCCCACCGAAGCCGTCCGCACCAATGTGCTGGGTTGTGAGAACGTGCTCGATTCCGCAGTGAAAAACAACGTCAAAAAAGCCATTGTGCTCAGTACCGATAAGGCAGTTTACCCCATCAACGCCATGGGCATGTCTAAAGCCCTGAGCGAAAAAGTGATGGTGGCCAAATCGCGTAACCTCAACGGGAAAGGCATTACATTCTGTGGCACACGCTATGGAAACGTGATGGCTTCAAGGGGCTCTGTGATCCCGCTTTTTGTAACCCAGATCAGGAACAACCAGCCCATCACCATCACTGATCCGAACATGACCCGTTTCATGATGACCCTTGACGACGCCGTTGAACTGGTGCTGTTCGCGTTTAAGAACGGGAACAACGGCGATATTTTCGTTCAGAAATCACCTGCATCTACAATCGGTATCCTTGCCCAGGCACTGAAAGAGATGTACTGCTCAGATGTGCCTATTAAAGTCATTGGTACCCGCCATGGGGAAAAACTTTACGAAACGCTGGTGAACCGCGAAGAAATGTCAAAAGCCGACGATCTTAAAAATTATTTCAGGATACCGGCCGATACAAGGGATTTGAATTACAGCAAGTTTTTCACCGAAGGAGAATCAAGTGTTTCCATAACCGAGGATTACACGTCACATAGCACCGAAAGGCTTGACCTCGAGGGCACCAAACAACTCCTCCTCCGCCTCCGCTCGATAAGGGAGGATGTGATGGGGGAGCGGTCGGCTCCGGCTTTTGAACCGTAA
- a CDS encoding UpxY family transcription antiterminator gives MPETPEWYAVYTCSKAEKHVATELGKADIEHYLPLQVTMRQWTDRKKKVLVPLIRSYVFIHVTPKDFMRVVKVWGVVRILYFDGKPVPIPDWQINNLKILLGAKVPMETDVKAFKKGRDVRITHGVLKDLRGKILEIKGQHKLLISITALDYNLTIDIDPTFVEPVEEEK, from the coding sequence ATGCCCGAAACCCCTGAATGGTACGCCGTATACACTTGTTCCAAGGCGGAAAAACATGTCGCCACCGAACTGGGTAAGGCAGATATCGAACATTACCTGCCGCTGCAGGTGACCATGCGGCAATGGACCGACCGCAAAAAGAAAGTGCTTGTCCCCCTCATCCGTTCCTATGTTTTTATCCATGTTACCCCAAAGGACTTCATGAGAGTGGTGAAGGTCTGGGGTGTGGTTAGAATCCTGTACTTCGACGGAAAGCCGGTTCCGATACCCGACTGGCAGATCAACAATCTTAAAATTCTGCTTGGCGCAAAGGTTCCGATGGAGACTGATGTCAAAGCCTTTAAAAAAGGCCGCGATGTGCGGATCACCCATGGCGTGCTAAAGGACCTCCGCGGGAAAATCCTGGAGATAAAGGGACAGCATAAGTTGCTCATCAGCATTACGGCACTCGATTACAATCTCACCATCGATATTGACCCGACATTTGTAGAACCTGTTGAAGAAGAAAAATAG
- the serB gene encoding phosphoserine phosphatase SerB encodes MAAAKEVILLNISGPDKPGITATLTHILEQYDTAVLDIGQAVIHDQLSLGILFEVPENDDSAPVLKDLLFRSYELGVTARFTPITLDDYEDWVKLQGKERYIVTLIARIINSSHIAKVTDIIHRQNLNIDIINRLSGRPSLQDSDPHAIACVEFSVRGTPADKEKMRREFLEVAQETMIDIAFQEDNIYRRNRRLVCFDMDSTLIQTEMIVELAKRAGVGEVVHKVTESAMRGEIDFKESFRQRVGLLKGLDESVMREIAFHMPVTEGAHKLVSTLRKYGYKTAILSGGFTYFGRFLQHELGIDYVFGNELEIKDGKLTGNYIGDIVDGACKAELLKNLAFKEGIHLEQVIAVGDGANDLPMLNLAGLGIAFHAKSKVKENARQAISTIGLDAILYLMGFRDRELK; translated from the coding sequence ATGGCTGCTGCAAAGGAAGTTATTCTTCTCAATATATCCGGACCCGATAAACCGGGTATAACCGCAACCCTCACCCACATCCTGGAACAATACGATACCGCAGTTCTCGACATCGGGCAGGCGGTGATCCACGACCAGCTGTCGCTCGGCATCCTGTTTGAAGTTCCTGAAAACGACGATTCGGCCCCCGTGCTGAAAGACCTGCTCTTCCGCTCCTACGAGCTCGGGGTTACAGCGAGGTTTACGCCCATCACGCTTGATGATTATGAAGACTGGGTGAAACTGCAGGGTAAGGAGCGCTATATTGTCACCCTCATTGCCCGGATCATCAACTCATCGCATATTGCCAAAGTCACCGACATCATTCACAGGCAAAACCTCAATATCGATATCATCAACCGCCTCAGCGGCCGTCCTTCGCTCCAGGATTCCGATCCCCACGCGATAGCCTGCGTTGAATTTTCGGTGCGAGGAACACCCGCCGACAAAGAAAAAATGCGCCGGGAATTTCTTGAAGTTGCCCAGGAAACCATGATTGACATTGCATTCCAGGAGGACAACATTTACAGGCGCAACCGGAGGCTTGTATGCTTTGACATGGATTCGACACTGATCCAGACCGAGATGATCGTTGAACTGGCCAAAAGGGCCGGGGTGGGCGAGGTGGTGCATAAGGTTACCGAGTCGGCTATGAGAGGAGAGATCGATTTTAAGGAAAGCTTCCGGCAGCGGGTAGGGTTGCTGAAGGGACTTGATGAAAGTGTGATGCGTGAGATCGCCTTTCACATGCCGGTTACCGAAGGGGCGCATAAGCTGGTGAGCACGCTGAGGAAATACGGTTACAAAACCGCCATCCTGTCGGGTGGCTTCACCTATTTCGGCCGCTTTTTGCAGCATGAGCTCGGGATCGATTACGTATTCGGGAATGAACTTGAAATTAAAGACGGAAAGCTTACAGGAAATTATATCGGCGATATTGTGGACGGCGCCTGCAAAGCGGAACTGCTCAAGAACCTGGCGTTCAAGGAAGGGATTCACCTGGAGCAGGTGATTGCCGTGGGCGACGGGGCCAACGACCTGCCCATGCTCAACCTCGCCGGGCTCGGCATTGCGTTTCATGCCAAATCGAAAGTAAAGGAAAATGCCCGCCAGGCCATCTCCACCATCGGGCTCGATGCGATCTTGTATCTGATGGGATTCAGGGACAGGGAGCTGAAGTGA
- a CDS encoding DUF2809 domain-containing protein — MKRLLTIPPRVVTLLQDNHARILKAIMMTLVLITALYTKQYRGEYEAIIHNHIGGILYVFFFSLLFSFVFPHVKWYYAVLIALGVTCILEVIQYLEIPFMVQLTEHRAFALVFGHSYDPVDFIYYTIGAVFSVVFLKMVE, encoded by the coding sequence ATGAAACGACTGCTAACGATACCGCCAAGGGTTGTTACCTTGTTGCAGGATAATCATGCGCGTATACTGAAAGCCATAATGATGACACTTGTGCTCATCACTGCGCTCTATACAAAACAATACAGGGGTGAATACGAAGCTATTATTCACAATCACATCGGGGGCATCCTTTACGTCTTTTTTTTCAGCCTGCTTTTTTCTTTTGTGTTTCCCCACGTCAAATGGTATTATGCCGTTCTGATTGCCCTGGGAGTTACATGCATTCTCGAAGTGATCCAGTATTTAGAAATCCCTTTTATGGTGCAACTCACGGAACACAGGGCTTTCGCATTAGTCTTCGGCCACAGCTACGACCCGGTTGATTTCATTTACTATACAATCGGTGCTGTCTTCTCGGTAGTATTCTTAAAAATGGTGGAGTAA